The following nucleotide sequence is from Candidatus Deferrimicrobium sp..
TCCCTCCCGGCAGCCGTTCGTCTCCCCGTGAGAAGGCTCCCTCGAGAGCGGAGATCTCCGGAGAGTTGAACTTCACCTCCGCGTGCCGGTTCCGCCCCAGCGCGTCCCGCAGCAGGCGGATTCGTTCCTGGATCTCCTCGCCGCCGATCTGGCGCTCCCACTGGAACGGGGTGTGCGGCTTCGGAACGAAGGCGGAGACGCTCACCGTCACGGAGGCGCGCTTCCCGTGGCGACGCGCGATCCCCGCGACGCGGCCGGCCAGCGCCCCGATGGCCCGGACGTCGTCCGCCGTCTCACCAGGCAGGCCGACCATGAAGTAGAGCTTGAGGGTCTGCCAGCCGTTCCCGAAGATCCACTCGGCCGTCTTCAGGACGTCATCGTCCGGGATCTCCTTGTTGACGGACCGGCGGAGACGCTCCGTCCCGGCTTCCGGGGCGAGCGTGAAGCCCGATTTGCGCACCTTCCGGATCTGCCGGACCGTGTTCTCCTGCAACGCGTCCAGGCGAAGCGAAGGGAGGGAGAGCGATACGTTCGAAGGGGCGAGCGCTTCCATCGCCTCCGTAACGAGCCGGTCGACGCAGCTGTAGTCGGCGGCCGACAGCGACAGGAGCCCCACCTCGTCGTACCCCGTCTTGGGCGCCTCCTCCTGGAGGTATCGAAGCAGGGCGAGCGGGTCGCGCTCCCTCACCGGCCGGTAGGCGTACCCCGCCTGGCAAAAGCGGCACCCCCTCGTGCACCCCCGGGAGATCTCGACGCTCAGGCGGTCGTGGATCACGCGCATCGCCGGAAGGATCGGCGCCGGCAGCAGGGGAGAACGGTTGAGGTCCGCAAGGACGCGCCGCGCCACCCGCCGGGAGATCCCCGGAACGTACACCCCCTCGATCCGGGAGAGCCGCGAGAGAAGATCCTCCCTGGATCCACCCTCTTTTTTCCGCTCTTCGACCAGCGCAACGATCTCGAGCACCGCTTCCTCGCCGTCCCCGACGAGGAGGGCGTCGAAGAAGGGGGCCACGGGGGCGGGGTTCAGGGTGCATATCCCCCCCGCCACCACGAGCGGGTGCTCCTCCGACCGGTCCTTCGACAGGAGGGGGATCCCGGAAAGGTCGAGCATCGCGAGGACGTTCGTGTAAGTGAGTTCGTAACACAGGGAGAATCCGAGGAGGTCAAACTCCCCGGCGGGTCGTCCCGTTTCAAGCGACGCGAGCGGCAGCCCGGCGTCGCGCAGATGCTCTTCGTAGTCGGCCCACGGAGCGAAGACACGATCGCAGAGGGTTCCGGATCTCGCGGAGAGGATCTCGCGCAGGAGCAGCATCCCGAGGTGCGACATGCCGATCTCGTACACGTCGGGAAAAGCGAGCAGCACGCGCACACGGGCTTCGTCCCACGCGATGGAGGGAGGACGGACCTCGCCGCCGCTGTACCGCGACGGCTTCCGGATGGAAGGGGGAATTTCGCGCATATCCTTTAGAAAATCCTATTATATTTTTGAAAACGCAACGGTTTCACGTATCATTATCCCGGGAGAGGAGGGGTATTTGCGTCTGTTCGGCACCATGGGGGCGGAAACGTCCTTTCGGGAAGAGGATTTTTTCGGGCGCGAGGAAGAACTCTCCGCCCTGACGCGCGCGGCGTTGGAAGGGAGCCGGGGAATCGGCTCCTCCTTCATGATCTACGGCCCGCCGAACATCGGCAAGACGTCGCTGCTCCTCAAGCTGGCCAAGGTGCTGACGACCTCCGACGGTGGGGAGGGGCTTCCCCGCCCGTTCCCGCTCTATTTTTCCTTCAGCCAGATCCTGTCCCACCCGCTGGCGCTCTCCCAGCATTTCCTGCAGGAGTTTCTCCTGCAGCTTCTCCGATTCCTCGGGGACGCGCGGCCGTCGGCCTTCGACCCCGCGGCGATGTGCGATCGCCTGGCCTCCTTCGGCGTCACGGGGTGCCATGAGGTTCTCGCCGCCCACGAGCGGTGCACTGCCGAGGGGGACGGACTTTCCGCGCTCGTAAACGCCCTCTCGTTCCCGTTCTCGGCGTCGGGGGATCTCTTCTACCCGGTGTTCCTCTTCGACGACTTCCAGTATACGGGGAAACTCCAGGGCGTGCCCGATGGGGCGATGCTTTCCATCCTTCGCCCCTACATCAAGTCCGGCCACTTCCCGATGTTCCTCTCGGGCTCCTCTCCCGGCCGGGTCACCGCGGCTCTCAAACGCGAAGGGCTCTTCGGCACCTTCCATATGATCGAAATCGGCGGACTCTCGACCGACTCCTCTGTCCGTCTATGGGGGCACCTGTGCGAGCGGCGCCGTGTCGATATCCCGGCGTCCCTCCTTCCACGCGCCTCCGAGCGGCTCGGGGGAATCCCCACGTATATGCGGATGCTCGTGGAGGAGATCTTCTTCAGGAGCGCGAAGGTCCCCGACATGGTCACCCTCGAGAATCTGTACGCCGTCTCCGTTACCGAGGGGAAGCTCAACCGGTACTGGAGGGAGTTCTTCGAGAACACCTTCCCGGACCGGGCGCGCCGCGGGCGGGCGATCCGTTTCCTCAAGCGCGTCCTGTGCGACCGGTTCCCGCTTGACACGGTGGAAGGCGCGATCTCCCTGATGGGGGCCTCCGAGGAAGAGGGGGATGCGATCCTCTCCGCCCTCGAGTTCAAGGGGCTCCTGAAGGCCGACCTCGACCAGCTCACGTTTGTCGGGGACCCGGTGCTGGCCGATTTCCTGTACTGGGCGTTCGAGCGCGGCGTCCTCGGGAAGGGGACGTCGCAAGTGGCGGCGGCGATCGTGCAGGCGAGGCTCTCCCACACGGAGCCGGTGCCGGGGCAGGGGAGAGACCATGCGCGGCGCGTCGCGATCGTGAAGGAGTTGATGCGGAAGTGGGACCTGCGGGAGGTGCCGCTCCTGCTCCTCGACTTCGCAAAGTTTCGCGAAAAGTTCGGGGGGAAGGGGCTGCTCGAGGTCGTCATCGGGATGGAGGGCGAGGCGGTGCGGGTCCGGCTGCCGAAGGTCTCTTCCGTTTCGACCGGGTACCGGGCGAGCCGGGGTGGGCCCCGGTTCGACTTCGACCTGGTCGCGTACGGGTTCCTCGACAGGGACTTCTCCGAAGAGAACCTTGTCATCTGGGCGGTCGACGCGGCGGTCGAGAAGAACCTCGGTGCCCGCGCCGTGGAGCATTTCGAGAACCGGTGCCGGCTGCTGGCGCTCGAGAAGGGGCTCCCGCAGGACCGGCTTCGGAAGTGGATGCTCATCAACGAGACGGCGGACCCGGCGGCGGTCGACCTGGCGTCGAAATACGGCATTCACCTGTCCCACCCGACGCAGTTGCGTCTCTTCCTCAACTTGTTCGGACTCGAGGAGCTGGAGAGGGAGCCGGAGCCAGCTCGCTCTCCGGGTGTCGAAGCGTCGCGCACCGGGAAGACATTGGAGTATGAGCTGGTCCTGCCGATCAAGGCCGACTCCGAGGTAGTTGCGGCGCGGGTCGCTGAAGAGGTGGCGGCCTTCGCCGCTGTCGACGCCGACACGGTGGACCGCATCAAGATGGCGATCATCGAGGCGTGCATCAACGCTTTCGAGCACAGCGCCTCCGAGTCCGGGAAGGTCCGGCTGCGATATCTGCTCTCGCCCGACAAGATCGAACTCTTCGTGCAGGACGACGGCAAGGGGTTCCGGTCGGGGACGCCGGAAGAGTCGAGGAAGAACCGGGGGTGGGGACTGAAGCTGATCCGGGAGCTGGTCGACGATGTTGAGATCATCACCGGGCCGGACGGCACCGTCGTTCACATGGTGACGAATCTCGGGGGGGAACCCGCAAAACCCGAAACCGCCCGACAAGGAGAAGGGGGACCCGCGTCCTCCGGGGAGCGATGATGTCTCAATACAAGACGATACAGGTTCGAGAGGAGGGAGACACCCTGGTGGTGAACGTTGTCGGGTACCTGAACAGCCTTCTGGGCGAGGAGGTCGAGAAGGTGGTCCGCACGAGACTCGACAACGGCGGCCGACGGATCCTGCTGAACTTCCAGGGCACGCGGATGGTCAACAGCATCGGGATCTCGTTCGTCATCGGGGTCGTCGAAAAGGTGATGGAGTGGGAAGGCCGAATGGCCTTCTGCGAGGTGAGCAGGATCAACCGCGACCTTTTCCGGGTGACGGGGCTGGAGAAATACGTCCGGTCCTTCGATACCGAAAAGGAGGCGCTGGACTACTTGTCTGGAAATGCTTGAGCGTCCGGCCGTGCCCCCCGTTCTTCCTGCCGCGGGGGTACCCCAGGGAGCGCATTTCTTACGGGAGTGGGGCGCCCCCCCCTCCTGCGGCGACTCCGCCGGACTTCATATCGCCGCGAGGATCGCGCGAAGCCCCGCAACGCTTCGGTGGAAGTGTTCCCTGCGGTGCGGTTCCACCGTGAGGATCGGGCGGATTCCAGCGTCCCGCACCGCCATCAGCACCCCGCGGAAGTTGATCCCCCCCTCGCCCACAGGAAGGTGATCGTCCCGCCGGCCCCTGTTGTCGTGCACGTGCACCAGACGGATACCCTCCCCGAACGCCTCCGCCCACTTGTGGACCGGCAGGCGGGAGAAAAGCGTTGCGTGCCCCGGATCGAAGCAGAAGTGGAGGCGGGGGGAGTCCACCGCCTCCCGAAGGCGGAGCAGGTGGTCGGGGATCTCGTCGAAGACGTTCTCCACGAACAGGTCGGTGCCGGCCTTCTCCGCCGCTTCGGCGAGTTCTCCGAACGAGCGCAGGGCCGGGGCGAACCACCTTTCCGGCTGGAAGTCGAAGATCCAGTCGTAATACCCACCGTGGAGGACGATCCCGGCGGGGCGGAAGATCGGGGCGAGGGCGATCGCGCCTTGGATGCGGCGCACGGCGAACCGACGCGCTTCCTCGTCGCGCGCCCCGGGCCACACGTCCTCGAAGGGGGCATGGAACGACAGGGAGCGGATCCCCGCTTTCACCAGCGTCTCCGCAACGGTTTCCGCCTCGACCGGTGTGATCGCGTCGAGGGTCGCCCCCGAGAAATAAATCTCCGGCCCGACTCCGGCGCCCGACAGCATCCGCGGCGTCTCCGGTTCTTTCAGCATGGAGTAGGGGACGGTGGAGTGGACGACCCAGGGCATGGCATGCCTCCCGGCGGATTTTCCGGAGGAAAAAGAAATGGTGCGGCGAAACGCACACTAACGTATCTGAAGATTGTGCGCAAGCGGACATCCCCCTGATGTACCCCGAAATGGGAAATTCCCCTGCAATTACGGGACCAATATCAGGGGTTGACATTTTTTTTGCATACTGTATACATAAAATGCTGTTCATTTTCCGAGGCAGGGGTAAGCCATTGAAAAAACTGAAAATCCGGATCGACAACCACATGACCCTCCGCGAACGGATCGTCGAGACAATCCGCAATGCCATCGTCAACGGACAATTGGTCCCCGGCACCCGCATCGCGGAACCGGAACTGGCCGACAAGTTCGGGATCAGCCGGACGCCGATCCGGGAGGCGTTCCGCCAGTTGGAATCGGAGGGCTTCATCACCGTGGTGCCGCGCAAGGGGGCCATCGTCGCTTCGCTGTCGCAGCGAGACGTCGCCGACTTCTACGACCTGAAGATGGTCCTCGAGGGATACGCGGCGCGGTGCGCGGTCAAGACTCTCAAGGAATCCGACCTGACGAAGATGGAGGCGGTCAACCGCCAGATCGAGGCCGCATCGGAGAAGAAGGACCTTCGCCGGCTGCTCGACCTGCACAACGAATTCCATGACATCTTCCTGCGCGCCTGCGGGAACGAGAAACTCCACGCGATCGTGCAGAACCTGGTCATGCAGTTCCGGCGCTTCCGCCTGATCCTTGCCATGCCGGGAAGGATCGAGGGATCGATCCGGCAGCATTGGGAGATTATCGACGCGTTCCGCAAGCGCGATCCGGAGTTAGCCGAGGAGCTCGTGCGGAAGAACGCCGCCTACGGCAAGAAACTCCTCCTCCGGGAACTGGCGAAGGTCTGATCCTCCGTCGGCGATGCCCGATTCCCGAGGACTCCGCAGCCTCCCGTCCGTCGCCTCCCTGCTCGCAAGCGACGCTGCGCGCGAGGTCCTGCGTTCCCATCACCGCGCCGTTGTGGTGGAGGCGCTCCGCGATATTATCGGCTCCGCCCGCGCCACCGCCGGCGGGGAACAGGTCCCGCTCTCCCGCGAGGCGTGGAGCGAACGGATCCTTTCGATGCTCCCGGGGGAGATCGAGACCAGGGAGTCCCTCCCGATGCGCAAAGTGATCAACGCCGCCGGGATCGTCGTCCACACCAACTTGGGGCGTGCGCCGTTGCCCGAAGAGGCTCTTGCCGCGGTCCTGGAAACCTCCCGGGGGTATTCGAACCTCGAGTTCGATCTCGCGGCCGGGGAACGATCGTCCCGCCTCTCGCACGTCGAGGGGATGCTGCGCGCATTGACCGGCGCCGAGTGCGCCCACGTCGTCAACAACAACGCCGCCGCGGTGCTGCTCTGTCTCGCGGGCATTGCCCGTGGGCGGGAAGTGATCGTCAGCCGGGGCGAGCTCGTCGAGATCGGGGGGTCATTCCGGATCCCCGACATCATGGCGGAAAGCGGCGCCCGGCTGGTGGAGGTGGGAACCACGAATCGGACGCGTCTTTCCGATTACGAGAACGCCGTCACGGGACAAACCGCGCTCCTTCTCAAGGTACACCCGTCCAACTTCTCCATTCACGGGTTCACCGAGGAGGTCCGCACCGCCGAGCTCGCCCGACTGGGCGAGCGCGCGGGAATCCCGGTCATGGAGGACCAGGGATCGGGGGCGCTGATCGACCTCGCGCCGTACGGCATCCCCGGCGCGGCAACCTTGCGGCAAGCCCTGTCCGCCGGCCCGGGGATCGTGACCGCGAGCGGAGACAAGCTCCTGGGGGGACCGCAGGCGGGGATCATCCTCGGAAAGGAAGAGCTGGTCGCGCCGCTGAAGAAGCACCCGCTCTCCCGGGCGCTCCGGGTCGACAAGATGTGCCTCGCCGCGCT
It contains:
- a CDS encoding TIGR03960 family B12-binding radical SAM protein — encoded protein: MREIPPSIRKPSRYSGGEVRPPSIAWDEARVRVLLAFPDVYEIGMSHLGMLLLREILSARSGTLCDRVFAPWADYEEHLRDAGLPLASLETGRPAGEFDLLGFSLCYELTYTNVLAMLDLSGIPLLSKDRSEEHPLVVAGGICTLNPAPVAPFFDALLVGDGEEAVLEIVALVEERKKEGGSREDLLSRLSRIEGVYVPGISRRVARRVLADLNRSPLLPAPILPAMRVIHDRLSVEISRGCTRGCRFCQAGYAYRPVRERDPLALLRYLQEEAPKTGYDEVGLLSLSAADYSCVDRLVTEAMEALAPSNVSLSLPSLRLDALQENTVRQIRKVRKSGFTLAPEAGTERLRRSVNKEIPDDDVLKTAEWIFGNGWQTLKLYFMVGLPGETADDVRAIGALAGRVAGIARRHGKRASVTVSVSAFVPKPHTPFQWERQIGGEEIQERIRLLRDALGRNRHAEVKFNSPEISALEGAFSRGDERLPGG
- a CDS encoding ATP-binding protein, with amino-acid sequence MRLFGTMGAETSFREEDFFGREEELSALTRAALEGSRGIGSSFMIYGPPNIGKTSLLLKLAKVLTTSDGGEGLPRPFPLYFSFSQILSHPLALSQHFLQEFLLQLLRFLGDARPSAFDPAAMCDRLASFGVTGCHEVLAAHERCTAEGDGLSALVNALSFPFSASGDLFYPVFLFDDFQYTGKLQGVPDGAMLSILRPYIKSGHFPMFLSGSSPGRVTAALKREGLFGTFHMIEIGGLSTDSSVRLWGHLCERRRVDIPASLLPRASERLGGIPTYMRMLVEEIFFRSAKVPDMVTLENLYAVSVTEGKLNRYWREFFENTFPDRARRGRAIRFLKRVLCDRFPLDTVEGAISLMGASEEEGDAILSALEFKGLLKADLDQLTFVGDPVLADFLYWAFERGVLGKGTSQVAAAIVQARLSHTEPVPGQGRDHARRVAIVKELMRKWDLREVPLLLLDFAKFREKFGGKGLLEVVIGMEGEAVRVRLPKVSSVSTGYRASRGGPRFDFDLVAYGFLDRDFSEENLVIWAVDAAVEKNLGARAVEHFENRCRLLALEKGLPQDRLRKWMLINETADPAAVDLASKYGIHLSHPTQLRLFLNLFGLEELEREPEPARSPGVEASRTGKTLEYELVLPIKADSEVVAARVAEEVAAFAAVDADTVDRIKMAIIEACINAFEHSASESGKVRLRYLLSPDKIELFVQDDGKGFRSGTPEESRKNRGWGLKLIRELVDDVEIITGPDGTVVHMVTNLGGEPAKPETARQGEGGPASSGER
- a CDS encoding STAS domain-containing protein, whose amino-acid sequence is MMSQYKTIQVREEGDTLVVNVVGYLNSLLGEEVEKVVRTRLDNGGRRILLNFQGTRMVNSIGISFVIGVVEKVMEWEGRMAFCEVSRINRDLFRVTGLEKYVRSFDTEKEALDYLSGNA
- a CDS encoding sugar phosphate isomerase/epimerase family protein, which translates into the protein MPWVVHSTVPYSMLKEPETPRMLSGAGVGPEIYFSGATLDAITPVEAETVAETLVKAGIRSLSFHAPFEDVWPGARDEEARRFAVRRIQGAIALAPIFRPAGIVLHGGYYDWIFDFQPERWFAPALRSFGELAEAAEKAGTDLFVENVFDEIPDHLLRLREAVDSPRLHFCFDPGHATLFSRLPVHKWAEAFGEGIRLVHVHDNRGRRDDHLPVGEGGINFRGVLMAVRDAGIRPILTVEPHRREHFHRSVAGLRAILAAI
- a CDS encoding GntR family transcriptional regulator → MKKLKIRIDNHMTLRERIVETIRNAIVNGQLVPGTRIAEPELADKFGISRTPIREAFRQLESEGFITVVPRKGAIVASLSQRDVADFYDLKMVLEGYAARCAVKTLKESDLTKMEAVNRQIEAASEKKDLRRLLDLHNEFHDIFLRACGNEKLHAIVQNLVMQFRRFRLILAMPGRIEGSIRQHWEIIDAFRKRDPELAEELVRKNAAYGKKLLLRELAKV
- the selA gene encoding L-seryl-tRNA(Sec) selenium transferase; protein product: MPDSRGLRSLPSVASLLASDAAREVLRSHHRAVVVEALRDIIGSARATAGGEQVPLSREAWSERILSMLPGEIETRESLPMRKVINAAGIVVHTNLGRAPLPEEALAAVLETSRGYSNLEFDLAAGERSSRLSHVEGMLRALTGAECAHVVNNNAAAVLLCLAGIARGREVIVSRGELVEIGGSFRIPDIMAESGARLVEVGTTNRTRLSDYENAVTGQTALLLKVHPSNFSIHGFTEEVRTAELARLGERAGIPVMEDQGSGALIDLAPYGIPGAATLRQALSAGPGIVTASGDKLLGGPQAGIILGKEELVAPLKKHPLSRALRVDKMCLAALSAVLRLYADERRARERVPVLRMLLEPEERVRVRARRLVRAIRASGAGVSVAIERGGTSPGGGALPDILLPTARVAVSHHRIPEGILEERLRRGTPCVVARVGKGKVLLDLRTVRDDEVPELASAVSAIDRPPYDG